From Microbacterium sp. YJN-G, a single genomic window includes:
- a CDS encoding SprT-like domain-containing protein has protein sequence MADPNRVRVWAQALIAMHLDESWTFDFDHAKRRAGLCDYRRKRITVSRYLAARFDDDEVHQTLLHEVAHAIAGHAAAHGPEWRRVARELGYVGGTTHHGETATELAPWIGECPAGHVAYRHRKPARETSCAKCSRRFDARYLFTWTRREITAADRLAAQAPR, from the coding sequence ATGGCCGATCCGAACCGCGTGCGCGTCTGGGCACAGGCGCTGATCGCCATGCATCTCGACGAGTCGTGGACGTTCGACTTCGACCACGCCAAGCGGCGGGCCGGGCTGTGCGACTACCGGCGCAAGCGCATCACGGTCTCGCGGTACCTGGCCGCGCGGTTCGACGACGACGAGGTCCATCAGACGCTGCTGCACGAGGTCGCGCATGCGATCGCCGGTCACGCCGCCGCGCACGGTCCGGAGTGGCGGCGCGTCGCACGCGAACTGGGGTACGTCGGCGGCACGACCCATCACGGCGAGACAGCGACCGAGCTGGCGCCGTGGATCGGCGAGTGCCCGGCGGGACACGTCGCCTACCGGCATCGCAAGCCCGCGCGCGAGACCTCGTGCGCGAAGTGCTCGCGCCGCTTCGACGCGCGCTATCTGTTCACCTGGACGCGCCGAGAGATCACCGCCGCCGACCGGCTGGCGGCACAGGCGCCGCGCTGA